The proteins below are encoded in one region of Sulfolobus sp. A20:
- a CDS encoding DoxX family protein: MNGTLEAIGLLIFRILFGISLIPHSFPKINKNTSIQLKGFMKQIGIPTIFVDLSMLIELVGGILVILGTFYVLVDSILTLFFLGTVITSITKMKKPLPSITNPGYDLDILFLAGSILLLLLGPGSIAILPGPNL, translated from the coding sequence ATGAATGGAACATTGGAAGCAATAGGTTTATTAATATTTAGAATACTCTTCGGAATATCACTAATACCTCATTCGTTTCCCAAAATAAACAAAAACACGAGCATCCAATTAAAGGGATTTATGAAGCAAATAGGAATACCTACAATTTTTGTGGATCTTTCTATGCTCATAGAGCTCGTAGGAGGAATACTTGTAATACTGGGAACGTTTTACGTACTGGTAGATTCAATACTAACCCTTTTCTTCTTGGGTACGGTTATCACTAGTATTACCAAAATGAAGAAACCACTCCCATCGATTACAAATCCTGGGTACGACCTCGATATTTTATTTCTAGCTGGCTCAATCTTATTATTACTTTTAGGCCCGGGATCAATAGCTATATTGCCAGGTCCAAATCTCTAA
- a CDS encoding integrase, with product MLTKRKISEATAKSYISGVLSYGDTNNDRKAIRLFAKFLAEEGIITEDFRDKILSVIKVKRSNPDLYVPTLEEVRKTLMLAKEYSENVYLVYRLALESGARLSEILKALSEPERDVCEGDICYYPLAWTRGYKGSYYLFHATPLRKVDITRYAIHDFERRHKDAVAIKYFRKFVSTQMASLGIPFDVIDFIQGRKPTRVLTQHYVSLFGITKEQYKKYAEWLRKTDPV from the coding sequence TTGCTAACTAAACGAAAAATCTCAGAGGCGACTGCGAAGAGCTATATATCTGGCGTTCTGTCTTACGGCGACACAAATAACGACAGGAAGGCTATAAGGCTTTTCGCCAAGTTCCTCGCCGAAGAGGGGATAATCACTGAGGACTTCCGCGATAAAATATTGAGCGTTATTAAGGTAAAGCGTTCAAACCCCGACCTATATGTGCCTACGTTAGAAGAAGTGCGAAAAACGCTAATGTTGGCTAAAGAGTATAGCGAAAACGTGTATCTCGTCTACCGTCTGGCGTTAGAGAGTGGGGCTAGGTTAAGCGAGATACTGAAGGCGTTATCAGAGCCAGAACGTGACGTCTGTGAGGGCGACATATGTTACTACCCACTCGCGTGGACTAGAGGGTATAAGGGTAGTTACTACTTGTTCCATGCCACTCCGCTAAGAAAGGTAGATATCACACGTTACGCCATTCACGACTTTGAGAGACGTCATAAAGACGCCGTCGCCATTAAATACTTCCGTAAGTTTGTTTCAACGCAGATGGCTAGCTTAGGCATACCCTTCGACGTCATAGACTTCATACAAGGTCGAAAACCTACACGCGTACTGACCCAACACTACGTTTCGCTATTTGGTATCACGAAAGAGCAGTACAAGAAATACGCGGAGTGGCTTAGAAAAACAGACCCCGTATGA
- a CDS encoding helix-turn-helix domain-containing protein, which produces MNSNTFREQEEKKICPIVETIKIIGTEPRLLVLRYLFDGPKGFNELLRETKLSSKTLSSTLKFLENTGIIERKIASTRPFRVEYVLTDKGKELENLFKIMKDWGEKWVLRSAEFQKK; this is translated from the coding sequence ATGAATTCAAATACATTTCGAGAGCAGGAAGAGAAGAAAATTTGCCCAATAGTGGAAACAATAAAGATAATCGGTACAGAACCTAGGTTACTCGTACTAAGATATCTTTTTGATGGACCTAAAGGGTTTAATGAATTATTAAGAGAAACGAAACTAAGTTCAAAAACTTTATCCTCAACTTTAAAGTTTCTTGAAAATACAGGTATAATTGAAAGAAAAATAGCGAGCACTAGACCGTTTAGAGTCGAGTATGTGTTAACCGATAAGGGAAAAGAATTAGAAAATCTTTTTAAAATAATGAAAGACTGGGGAGAGAAGTGGGTTTTAAGATCTGCTGAGTTTCAAAAAAAATGA